A region of Alosa alosa isolate M-15738 ecotype Scorff River chromosome 17, AALO_Geno_1.1, whole genome shotgun sequence DNA encodes the following proteins:
- the cmasa gene encoding N-acylneuraminate cytidylyltransferase A, with product MAAAKKRPFLGGEDMDGKKVKGDLRGGKPHIAALILARGGSKGIPLKNIKMLAGVPLIGWVLRAAVDSELFGSIWVSTDHEKIEKVARAWGAQVHRRSPEVSRDSSSSLETIQEFVRLNPGVDIICNIQATSPCLHPHHLKQALAKITEEGFESVFSVVRRHHFRWKEVKKGEGSSTLALNLNPNRRLRRQDWDGELCENGSFYITSRDLIEKGILQGGKVAYFEMGAEYSVDIDVDIDWPVAEQRVLRYGYFGKDKPEVVRLLLCNLSGCLTDGQIYVSAEGLEMVSLNTRDSMGICMLQKEGVEVIVISSIDNPIPKVMVEKLSKQIGCEIRHNVEDKLSEVDKLRKERELVWKEVAYMGNDEPDVQCLNLSGLSAVPQDATLVSRNAAKYACHSAAGRGALREFAEHILLLKKKAKSQMEQDRIPRD from the exons ATGGCAGCAGCAAAGAAACGGCCTTTTCTTGGAGGTGAAGATATggatggcaaaaaagtgaaaggTGACCTTCGTGGAGGCAAACCACACATTGCAGCACTAATTCTTGCGAGAGGAGGCAGCAAAGGAATACCGCTAAAAAACATCAAAATGCTCGCCGGCGTCCCACTCATTGGTTGGGTTCTTCGAGCTGCAGTTGATTCGGAATTGTTTGGCAG CATTTGGGTTTCCACTGACCATGAAAAAATTGAGAAAGTGGCGAGGGCATGGGGAGCCCAGGTACATCGCAGGAGTCCTGAGGTGTCCAGAGACTCATCCAGCTCTTTGGAGACCATTCAGGAGTTCGTTAGACTCAACCCAG GAGTCGACATCATCTGCAACATCCAGGCTACATCTCCTTGTCTGCATCCTCATCATCTGAAGCAGGCACTGGCTAAGATTACAGAGGAGGGATTCGAGTCCGTCTTTTCTGTTGTCCGGCGACATCACTTTCGCTGGAAAGAGGTCAAAAAAGGAG AAGGCAGTAGTACACTAGCGCTGAACCTGAACCCCAACAGACGGCTGCGAAGGCAAGACTGGGATGGGGAGCTGTGTGAGAACGGCTCATTTTACATCACCTCCAGGGACCTAATCGAGAAAGGCATCCTACAG GGTGGTAAGGTTGCCTACTTTGAGATGGGTGCAGAATACAGTGTGGACATTGATGTTGACATCGACTGGCCCGTGGCAGAGCAGCGAGTCCTCAG GTATGGATACTTTGGCAAGGACAAGCCTGAGGTGGTCCGGCTGCTGCTGTGTAACCTGTCCGGCTGCCTGACTGATGGCCAGATCTACGTGTCTGCAGAGGGCCTGGAGATGGTGTCTCTCAATACCAGAGACAGCATGGGCATTTGCATGCTGCAAAAGGAAGGGGTGGAG GTAATCGTCATCTCTTCCATTGATAACCCAATACCTAAGGTCATGGTGGAGAAACTGTCCAAACAGATCGGCTGTGAGATCAGGCACAATGTGGAGGACAAGCTGTCGGAGGTGGACAAACTAAGGAAGGAGCGTGAATTGGTGTGGAAGGAAGTTGCCTATATGG GGAATGACGAGCCTGACGTGCAGTGTCTGAACCTGTCAGGCCTGAGTGCAGTACCACAGGATGCCACATTGGTGTCGCGCAACGCCGCCAAGTACGCCTGCCACAGTGCAGCCGGGCGTGGAGCGCTCCGTGAGTTCGCCGAGCACATCCTCCTGCTCAAGAAGAAGGCGAAATCTCAGATGGAACAAGACCGTATTCCCCGGGACTAG